The following coding sequences are from one Dama dama isolate Ldn47 chromosome 8, ASM3311817v1, whole genome shotgun sequence window:
- the HSPE1 gene encoding 10 kDa heat shock protein, mitochondrial isoform X2, whose translation MAGQAFRKFLPLFDRVLVERSAAETVTKGGIMLPEKSQGKVLQATVVAVGSGSKGKGGEIQPVSVKVGDKVLLPEYGGTKVVLDDKDYFLFRDGDILGKYVD comes from the exons ATG GCAGGGCAGGCATTCAGAAAGTTTCTTCCCCTCTTTGACCGAGTATTAGTTGAAAGAAGTGCAGCCGAAACTGTAACCAAAGGAGGCATTATGCTTCCAGAAAAATCACAAGGAAAAGTATTGCAAGCAACGGTGGTAGCTGTTGGATCAGGCTCCAAAGGAAAG GGTGGAGAGATTCAGCCAGTTAGTGTGAAAGTTGGAGATAAAGTTCTTCTCCCAGAATATGGAGGCACCAAAGTAGTTCTAGACGACAAG GATTATTTCTTATTTAGAGATGGTGACATTCTTGGGAAATATGTTGACTGA